In a genomic window of candidate division WOR-3 bacterium:
- a CDS encoding ABC transporter ATP-binding protein has protein sequence MLKIEVINLTKFYDKRKALLNINFEIKENEFFALIGSNGSGKTTLVRILLKILKPSSGKAGIFYNGREIKKEEIGFVLEDEMPFDFFSPLEYLKFYAEILKRKVNLEELLKKFNLYEYKDTKIYKLSKGNKRKLCILKALINNPKVLIFDQAFEIIDIETRREIYEFLRKEKEGRIIFLTSHDFEFIEYYSTHFGIIKEGKFLGKFKTEELKGKKFSDFYFEKIK, from the coding sequence ATGTTAAAAATTGAGGTTATAAATCTTACTAAATTCTATGATAAAAGAAAAGCTCTTTTAAATATAAATTTTGAAATAAAGGAAAACGAGTTTTTTGCTCTGATTGGTTCAAATGGTTCAGGTAAAACAACTTTAGTAAGAATACTTTTAAAAATTTTAAAACCGAGTTCTGGTAAAGCAGGTATTTTCTATAATGGAAGAGAAATAAAAAAAGAAGAGATAGGATTTGTTCTTGAGGATGAAATGCCCTTTGATTTTTTCTCGCCTCTTGAATACCTTAAATTTTATGCAGAGATTTTGAAAAGAAAAGTTAATTTAGAGGAACTCTTAAAAAAATTTAATTTATATGAGTATAAAGATACAAAAATTTATAAGTTATCAAAGGGTAACAAGAGAAAATTATGTATTTTAAAAGCACTTATAAATAATCCGAAAGTCTTAATCTTTGATCAAGCTTTTGAAATTATTGATATTGAAACGAGGAGGGAAATTTATGAATTTTTGAGAAAAGAAAAGGAAGGCAGAATAATTTTCTTAACATCCCATGATTTTGAATTTATAGAATATTATTCCACACATTTTGGTATAATTAAAGAGGGAAAATTTTTAGGAAAATTTAAAACAGAGGAATTAAAAGGTAAAAAATTTTCAGATTTTTATTTTGAAAAAATAAAATGA
- the hemL gene encoding glutamate-1-semialdehyde 2,1-aminomutase, which produces MKKSKEIYEKAIKLMPGGVSSPVRAFKAVDAEPLVVEKGKGAYIYDVDGNKYIDFVLSWGPLILGHSHPEVKREVKKVLNNGFSFGMLTELEIILAEKIKRAFPFIDKIRFVNSGTEATMSALRLARAYTKRDKFIKFEGCYHGHSDFFLVKAGSGGLTFGVPSSPGVPENIIKDTIILPYNDIELVKEAFEREGERIACVIVEPIAGNMGVVLPKEGFLESLREITKKYGSLLIFDEVITGFRVGFGGVSSLKNIIPDIVTLGKVIGGGFPVGAYGAKKEIMDLISPSGPVYQAGTLAGNPVSMSCGIKTLEILERDNPYPEIEKNLTYLINGLKNIFDRKGIPASFPGFKTFFSIFFSEKEPLNLNDVLNTKKEYFVKLFKNLLKRGILLPPSPFEALFLSIYHDRKIIDKVLSKFEDAIKEI; this is translated from the coding sequence ATGAAAAAATCAAAAGAAATTTATGAAAAAGCAATAAAACTTATGCCCGGGGGTGTATCATCCCCTGTAAGAGCGTTTAAAGCAGTTGATGCAGAACCCCTTGTAGTTGAAAAAGGGAAAGGTGCTTATATTTATGATGTTGATGGAAATAAATATATTGATTTTGTCTTATCATGGGGGCCACTAATTCTTGGACATTCTCACCCTGAAGTAAAAAGAGAAGTTAAAAAAGTATTAAATAATGGGTTTTCCTTTGGAATGCTTACCGAACTTGAAATTATTCTTGCTGAAAAAATAAAAAGAGCTTTTCCCTTTATTGATAAAATAAGATTCGTTAATTCAGGAACAGAAGCCACAATGTCAGCTTTAAGACTTGCAAGGGCTTATACAAAAAGGGATAAATTCATAAAGTTTGAAGGTTGTTATCATGGACACTCTGACTTTTTCCTTGTAAAAGCAGGTTCAGGGGGTCTAACCTTTGGTGTCCCCTCCTCTCCTGGTGTTCCTGAAAATATAATAAAAGATACTATTATTCTTCCCTATAATGATATTGAATTAGTTAAAGAAGCTTTTGAAAGGGAAGGAGAAAGAATTGCCTGTGTTATAGTAGAACCAATTGCAGGAAATATGGGGGTCGTTTTACCAAAAGAAGGATTTCTTGAATCCTTAAGGGAAATTACAAAAAAATATGGTAGTCTTTTAATTTTTGATGAAGTTATAACAGGTTTCAGAGTTGGTTTTGGTGGTGTGAGTTCCTTAAAAAACATAATACCTGATATTGTAACACTTGGAAAGGTTATTGGTGGTGGTTTTCCGGTGGGCGCTTATGGAGCTAAGAAGGAAATTATGGATTTAATTTCTCCATCAGGTCCTGTTTATCAGGCAGGAACCCTTGCTGGAAATCCTGTTTCAATGTCCTGCGGTATAAAAACCTTGGAAATTCTTGAAAGGGATAACCCTTATCCTGAAATTGAAAAAAATCTTACATATTTAATTAATGGATTAAAAAATATTTTTGATAGAAAAGGAATTCCCGCATCTTTTCCAGGGTTTAAAACCTTCTTTTCTATATTCTTTTCTGAAAAGGAGCCTTTAAATCTTAATGATGTTTTAAATACAAAAAAAGAATACTTCGTAAAACTCTTTAAAAATTTATTAAAAAGGGGAATACTCCTTCCTCCTTCTCCCTTTGAAGCCTTATTTCTTTCAATTTACCATGATAGAAAAATAATAGATAAAGTCCTTTCTAAATTTGAAGATGCAATTAAAGAAATATGA
- a CDS encoding CbiX/SirB N-terminal domain-containing protein, translating into MKYIIFVGHGSVPYDFPQEKLKKYFFLRSKKMKGELNKEEKKEFLNLERELHYFERNAENDPHYFFHKKLKDEIEKELNIKCYFAFNEFCAPNLEEVIEEIVKNENNSEIFIVPTMFTGGHHTDEEIKEEIEKIKEKFKNLRIKYLYPFNFEYIKELFEKHIKEVLK; encoded by the coding sequence ATGAAATACATTATTTTTGTTGGGCATGGTTCTGTTCCATATGATTTTCCTCAGGAAAAGTTGAAAAAGTATTTTTTCTTAAGATCTAAAAAAATGAAAGGTGAATTAAATAAGGAAGAAAAAAAAGAATTTTTAAATCTTGAAAGAGAACTTCATTATTTTGAAAGGAATGCAGAAAATGACCCTCATTATTTTTTTCATAAAAAATTAAAAGATGAGATTGAGAAAGAGTTGAATATAAAGTGTTATTTTGCCTTTAATGAATTCTGTGCTCCAAATCTTGAAGAAGTTATAGAAGAAATAGTTAAAAATGAAAATAATTCAGAAATTTTTATTGTTCCAACAATGTTTACAGGTGGACACCATACAGATGAAGAAATAAAAGAAGAGATAGAAAAAATAAAAGAAAAATTTAAGAATTTAAGGATAAAATATCTTTATCCTTTTAATTTTGAATACATTAAAGAACTTTTTGAGAAACATATAAAGGAGGTTTTAAAATGA
- a CDS encoding M20/M25/M40 family metallo-hydrolase — translation MNFLFFLLISQTYNPDIAQIIEKVQVDSVYKNILRLQNFWTRHYKSDSMYKSRLWIKERFQNYGYNLREHIFFYGNREQANIIAKKVGFIDTLKPIVICAHYDSRGQSWSNPPYGPAPGADDNASGVSLLIEIARVIKDIDFDYTIKFIAFAAEEPGLIGSTQLANYYRQNNKKIKYLLNADMIGGDIDFVNNTVVIEYDMGNQVDTNNSKSFAFAETLKTIYNLYIPSLNTIYDNIWGSDYIPFEAYGYTTLGVFEKNFNSGYHTTRDVVDSLDINYATNIIKGVLAFILHTAKFHTVIIREKEVVIKSSTFREGIYDITGRKVDFKNFKSGIYILKKNETPRKILRLK, via the coding sequence ATGAACTTTTTATTTTTTTTATTAATCTCCCAAACATATAATCCTGATATAGCACAGATTATAGAGAAAGTTCAGGTAGATTCTGTTTATAAGAATATTTTAAGACTTCAGAACTTCTGGACAAGACATTATAAAAGCGATTCCATGTATAAATCAAGACTTTGGATAAAGGAAAGATTTCAAAATTACGGTTATAATTTAAGAGAGCATATATTCTTTTATGGAAACAGGGAACAGGCCAATATAATAGCAAAAAAAGTGGGTTTTATTGATACCTTAAAACCCATAGTAATTTGTGCCCATTATGATTCAAGGGGTCAAAGCTGGAGTAATCCGCCTTACGGTCCTGCACCAGGGGCGGATGATAATGCTTCAGGTGTTTCCCTTTTAATTGAAATAGCAAGGGTAATCAAAGATATTGATTTTGATTACACGATAAAATTTATTGCTTTTGCTGCTGAAGAACCTGGACTTATAGGCTCCACTCAGCTTGCAAATTACTACAGGCAGAATAATAAAAAAATTAAATATCTTTTAAATGCAGATATGATAGGAGGAGATATAGACTTTGTTAATAATACGGTAGTGATTGAATACGATATGGGAAACCAGGTTGATACAAATAATAGTAAATCTTTCGCCTTTGCTGAAACCCTTAAAACAATTTATAACCTTTATATTCCATCACTTAACACTATTTATGATAACATATGGGGTTCTGATTATATACCTTTTGAAGCATATGGATACACAACTCTTGGTGTTTTTGAGAAAAATTTCAATTCAGGTTACCACACTACAAGGGATGTTGTAGATTCCTTAGATATTAATTATGCTACAAATATAATAAAAGGGGTTTTGGCTTTTATTTTACATACCGCAAAGTTCCATACTGTGATTATTAGAGAAAAAGAAGTTGTAATAAAAAGTTCAACTTTTAGAGAAGGTATTTATGATATTACGGGAAGGAAGGTAGATTTTAAAAATTTTAAATCTGGAATTTACATTTTAAAGAAAAATGAAACCCCAAGAAAAATTTTAAGATTGAAATAA
- a CDS encoding 2-oxoacid:acceptor oxidoreductase subunit alpha yields MKEDVQVRIAGIAGDGSFITGEVLASLLKKIGYYVVTVKDFPSNIRGLPSNYTVRGSSKPVYGRNNYDDFLIAFDIPSIKTHLRDLKEGSVCIYDSRDGKELSDDLKKEGVFYVPLPLREIARKELGLELIKNMVASGVLSEIFGVDEEITDRVILENFKRKGEKVVELNKKAVLKGRELVRENHGRFPEFKLRKYNDPGRVLAMGNDFVSMGAIAGGCRFLAAYPITPSSEILEFLSKEMKKFGGAAIQAEDEISSINMAIGASIAGLRAMVASSGPGVALKTEGLSYAGMTETPLVIYYAMRVGPSTGLPTKTSQEDLLYIIFAGHGEFPRLILMPATPDELFYLTAEAFNFAEEFQIPVIILTDQFLAQNKFTIDKEKIDPKKVEIRRGKLVLNGNDIPRNNGFLLRYKIEEDGISPRIIPGIKEGVFGTTGYEHDEAGYGTEDEDNRVSMVKKRMSKIKHLIKRVPPPVLYEKKNAKIGIISAGSTFGPIMETMERLEKDGISVSFLRIVTLWPFPEDEVRKFVEDKEKIFIVEQNYKGQLRFLVENAIIDIHKNKIRGITKFSGRPFKPLDIEEKIREELK; encoded by the coding sequence TTGAAAGAAGATGTACAAGTAAGAATAGCCGGCATAGCCGGTGATGGAAGTTTTATTACTGGTGAAGTTCTTGCTTCGCTTTTAAAAAAAATTGGGTATTATGTTGTTACGGTTAAGGATTTTCCATCAAATATAAGAGGTCTTCCCTCAAACTATACTGTAAGGGGAAGTTCTAAACCTGTATACGGTAGGAATAACTATGATGACTTTTTGATTGCTTTTGATATACCCAGTATAAAGACTCATCTTAGAGATTTAAAGGAAGGTTCTGTTTGTATTTACGATTCAAGGGATGGAAAAGAGCTTTCTGATGATTTGAAAAAGGAAGGTGTTTTTTATGTTCCTCTTCCTTTGAGGGAGATTGCAAGAAAGGAACTTGGTCTTGAGCTAATAAAAAATATGGTTGCTTCTGGGGTTCTTTCTGAAATTTTTGGAGTGGATGAAGAAATTACTGATAGGGTTATTCTTGAGAATTTCAAGCGGAAAGGGGAAAAAGTTGTTGAGCTTAATAAAAAGGCAGTTTTAAAGGGTAGAGAACTTGTAAGGGAAAATCATGGAAGATTTCCTGAATTTAAATTGAGGAAATATAATGACCCAGGAAGAGTTTTAGCAATGGGGAACGATTTTGTTTCAATGGGAGCTATTGCGGGTGGTTGTAGATTTCTTGCTGCTTATCCTATTACTCCTTCTTCAGAAATACTTGAGTTTTTGTCAAAAGAAATGAAAAAATTTGGGGGTGCTGCTATACAGGCAGAGGATGAAATTTCTTCTATAAATATGGCAATTGGTGCTTCAATAGCAGGTCTAAGGGCGATGGTTGCTTCCTCTGGTCCAGGGGTTGCTTTAAAAACTGAGGGATTATCCTATGCAGGAATGACCGAGACTCCCCTTGTTATTTATTATGCTATGAGAGTGGGTCCTTCAACCGGTCTTCCGACTAAGACAAGTCAGGAAGATTTGCTTTATATTATTTTTGCTGGTCATGGAGAATTTCCAAGACTTATCTTAATGCCAGCAACACCTGATGAACTCTTTTATTTAACAGCAGAGGCTTTTAATTTTGCTGAGGAATTCCAGATACCTGTTATTATTTTAACAGATCAGTTTCTCGCACAGAATAAATTTACTATTGATAAAGAAAAAATAGATCCTAAAAAAGTAGAAATAAGGAGAGGTAAATTAGTTTTAAATGGAAATGATATTCCAAGGAATAATGGTTTTCTTCTAAGGTATAAAATTGAAGAGGATGGTATTTCTCCAAGAATTATACCCGGTATAAAAGAAGGTGTTTTTGGAACAACAGGTTATGAGCATGATGAAGCAGGTTATGGAACAGAGGATGAGGATAATAGAGTGAGTATGGTAAAAAAGCGGATGAGTAAAATAAAGCATTTAATAAAAAGGGTTCCTCCTCCTGTATTATATGAAAAAAAGAATGCTAAGATCGGAATTATTTCAGCAGGTTCTACTTTTGGTCCTATTATGGAAACTATGGAGAGATTGGAAAAGGATGGAATTTCTGTTTCCTTTTTAAGAATTGTTACCTTATGGCCATTTCCTGAGGATGAAGTAAGAAAGTTTGTTGAAGATAAGGAAAAAATTTTTATAGTGGAGCAGAATTATAAAGGGCAGTTAAGATTTCTTGTGGAGAATGCTATTATTGATATCCATAAGAATAAAATAAGGGGAATTACAAAGTTTTCAGGAAGACCTTTTAAACCTCTTGATATAGAGGAAAAAATAAGGGAGGAATTAAAATGA
- a CDS encoding 2-oxoacid:ferredoxin oxidoreductase subunit beta, translated as MSEILSEVKVRTPKDYEGYKKPTWCPGCGDFSILSSLKKVAAEIGLDPVKTVVVSGIGCSGKSYAFFYANGVHTLHGRVLPVATGIKLGNPELFVIGLSGDGDALAIGGNHFIHTARRNVNIKLIIMNNQIYGLTKGQFSPTSNHGFVTVSSPYGSVEFPVDPVILALASGASFVARAFSGEPNSLTEIIKEAFLHKGFSVIDVLSPCVTYNKVNTYDWFRENIEFLPNGHDKENLTEAFTYATSFKGKIPIGIFYKKERPTYEELILDSSNPCREDLYCGRERVYELIETFSK; from the coding sequence ATGAGTGAAATATTAAGTGAGGTCAAAGTTAGAACTCCAAAAGATTACGAAGGTTATAAAAAACCTACCTGGTGTCCTGGTTGTGGAGATTTTTCAATTCTTTCTTCCTTGAAAAAAGTTGCTGCTGAAATTGGATTAGATCCTGTAAAAACTGTTGTTGTTTCAGGTATTGGCTGTTCTGGTAAATCCTATGCTTTTTTCTATGCAAACGGTGTTCATACACTTCATGGTAGGGTTTTACCTGTTGCTACAGGAATTAAACTCGGCAACCCTGAACTTTTTGTTATAGGTCTTTCAGGTGATGGTGATGCACTTGCAATAGGTGGAAATCATTTTATTCACACTGCAAGAAGGAACGTTAATATAAAACTTATAATAATGAATAATCAAATTTATGGTCTTACAAAAGGTCAGTTTTCTCCCACATCAAATCATGGTTTTGTAACAGTTTCAAGTCCATATGGTTCTGTTGAATTTCCTGTTGACCCTGTAATTTTGGCTCTTGCTTCAGGTGCAAGTTTTGTTGCAAGGGCATTTTCAGGTGAGCCTAATTCTTTAACAGAGATAATTAAAGAGGCTTTTTTACACAAAGGTTTTTCTGTTATTGATGTTCTTTCTCCATGTGTAACCTATAACAAGGTAAATACCTATGATTGGTTCAGGGAGAATATAGAGTTTCTGCCAAATGGTCATGATAAGGAAAATCTTACAGAGGCTTTTACCTATGCTACTTCTTTCAAAGGGAAAATACCCATTGGAATTTTTTATAAAAAGGAAAGACCCACTTATGAGGAATTGATTCTTGATAGCTCTAATCCATGCAGGGAAGACCTTTATTGTGGAAGAGAAAGAGTTTATGAACTGATTGAAACTTTTTCAAAGTAA
- a CDS encoding N-glycosylase/DNA lyase has protein sequence MKEFREIWKEKDHIKIFKEFIFCLLTPQSKAKFCWEAVLNLERKNLLFNGDYNDIFNELSKVRFRKSKAKYILENRKKFFKNGNFEIVSILENMKEPEKVREYLIKNVKGYGLKEATHFLRNIGFSFELAILDRHILKNLRKEGVIDEIPDNLKKSKYLEIEKKFKEFSYRTGIPLQNLDLFFWWRETGEVFK, from the coding sequence TTGAAGGAATTCAGAGAAATATGGAAAGAAAAAGATCATATTAAAATTTTTAAGGAATTTATATTCTGTCTTTTAACTCCTCAGTCAAAAGCAAAATTTTGCTGGGAGGCTGTTTTAAACTTGGAAAGGAAAAATCTTCTTTTTAATGGTGATTATAATGATATTTTTAATGAACTGAGTAAGGTAAGGTTTAGAAAAAGTAAGGCAAAATACATTTTAGAAAACAGAAAAAAATTTTTTAAAAATGGTAATTTTGAAATTGTTAGTATCCTTGAGAATATGAAAGAACCAGAAAAAGTAAGGGAATATCTTATTAAAAATGTTAAAGGGTATGGTTTGAAAGAGGCTACTCATTTTTTAAGGAATATAGGATTTTCCTTTGAACTTGCTATTCTTGATAGACACATTTTGAAAAATTTAAGAAAAGAAGGTGTGATTGATGAAATTCCTGATAATTTAAAAAAGAGTAAATATTTAGAAATAGAGAAAAAATTTAAAGAATTTTCTTATAGAACAGGTATTCCTTTACAGAATCTTGATCTTTTCTTCTGGTGGAGAGAAACAGGGGAAGTTTTTAAATGA
- a CDS encoding DUF1122 family protein, which produces MNLIEELKKGFKFKDFYIFADRISSGRFPEEYNIEVFLRKDKKDFFILNLKYFEGRKPFYRKWIEIFNISENFFNSEIEDFFLEFISKDIKGGEKIYIEYIRDKETYDFLFKGNPVYLSRIGFKLLKLSFTWMKDFYFPEGFWEGSPKILAEKALNDKRKIEHLVEIKKEIEKFYIKNKNSKDKLILEGIRRSEEFFKNLIMIER; this is translated from the coding sequence ATGAATTTGATAGAGGAATTAAAAAAAGGTTTTAAATTTAAAGATTTTTATATATTTGCTGATAGGATTTCCTCAGGTAGATTTCCTGAAGAGTATAATATTGAGGTTTTTTTAAGAAAAGATAAAAAAGATTTTTTTATTTTAAATTTGAAATATTTTGAAGGAAGAAAACCCTTTTATAGGAAATGGATTGAAATTTTTAATATAAGTGAAAATTTCTTTAACTCAGAGATTGAAGATTTTTTTCTTGAATTTATTTCAAAGGATATAAAAGGTGGTGAAAAAATTTATATAGAGTATATAAGGGACAAAGAGACCTATGATTTTTTATTTAAAGGAAATCCAGTTTATCTTTCAAGAATTGGTTTTAAACTTTTAAAGCTTTCCTTTACATGGATGAAGGATTTTTATTTTCCGGAGGGATTTTGGGAAGGTTCTCCAAAAATTCTTGCTGAAAAAGCTCTTAATGATAAAAGAAAAATAGAACATTTAGTGGAAATTAAAAAAGAAATTGAAAAATTCTACATTAAAAATAAGAATTCAAAAGACAAGTTAATTCTGGAAGGTATAAGAAGAAGTGAGGAATTTTTTAAAAATTTAATAATGATAGAGAGGTAA